A genomic segment from Thermococcus sp. encodes:
- a CDS encoding Lrp/AsnC family transcriptional regulator, with protein sequence MPGIDERDREMLRILREEGRITLTELGRRIGLSPASVRNRLDKLERLGAIRGYSAVVDPAFLDEYVSVFFELTLAIDDHTVDPILRKVAEMGEVESLYRRSGERQILVKAHFHDTDEVKAFAGKLKRILGRNLERVEATLIIDTFKECWIQEK encoded by the coding sequence ATGCCCGGAATTGACGAAAGGGATAGGGAGATGCTGAGGATTCTGCGTGAGGAGGGCAGGATAACCCTAACTGAACTGGGAAGGAGGATAGGTCTCTCACCAGCGAGCGTGAGGAACAGACTTGACAAACTTGAGAGACTCGGTGCAATTAGGGGGTATTCAGCCGTTGTTGACCCTGCTTTCCTAGATGAGTACGTCTCGGTCTTCTTCGAACTCACCCTCGCGATAGACGATCACACCGTTGACCCAATCCTCCGAAAAGTGGCAGAGATGGGAGAAGTTGAGTCCCTCTACAGGAGGAGCGGGGAGAGGCAGATACTGGTGAAGGCCCACTTCCACGATACGGACGAGGTCAAGGCCTTCGCCGGAAAGCTGAAGCGGATCCTTGGTAGGAACCTTGAGCGGGTTGAGGCCACGCTGATAATCGACACATTCAAGGAGTGTTGGATTCAGGAGAAGTGA
- a CDS encoding tyrosine--tRNA ligase: MDIDSRIELIKRKPTEELLTEENLRHLLEIGVPMKHYIGFEISGYIHLGTGLMAGAKIADLQKAGVKTRIFLADWHSWINDKLGGDLDVIQKVALGYFKEGMKQSIKVMGGDPEEVEFVLASEILEKGDYWQTVIDISKNVTLARMMRSITIMGRQMGEAIDFAKLIYPAMQVADIYYQDVTIAHAGMDQRKAHVIAIEVAQKLKYHALEWKGEKLKPVALHHHLLLGLQEPPVWPIESEEQFKELKTQMKMSKSKPYSAVFIHDTPEEIKGKLRKAFCPAREVKYNPVLDWAEHIIFREEPTEFTIHRPAKFGGDVTYTTFEELKGDFAEGKLHPLDLKNAVADYLVDLLKPVRDYFEKHPEPLELMNQVKITR; the protein is encoded by the coding sequence ATGGACATAGATAGCAGGATAGAACTCATAAAGCGAAAACCTACTGAGGAACTTCTAACCGAGGAGAACCTCAGGCATCTCTTAGAGATTGGAGTCCCGATGAAACACTACATCGGGTTCGAGATAAGCGGTTACATTCACCTCGGAACAGGCCTGATGGCCGGCGCTAAAATAGCCGACCTCCAAAAGGCGGGGGTCAAGACGAGGATTTTCCTGGCGGACTGGCACAGCTGGATCAACGACAAGCTCGGTGGTGACTTGGATGTTATACAGAAGGTCGCCCTGGGCTACTTCAAGGAGGGCATGAAGCAGAGCATAAAGGTTATGGGCGGCGACCCTGAGGAGGTGGAGTTCGTCCTCGCGAGCGAGATACTGGAGAAGGGCGACTACTGGCAGACCGTCATAGACATATCCAAGAACGTGACCTTGGCCAGGATGATGCGCTCGATAACCATAATGGGACGCCAGATGGGTGAGGCCATAGACTTCGCCAAGCTTATCTACCCCGCCATGCAGGTGGCGGACATCTACTATCAGGATGTCACAATAGCCCATGCAGGAATGGATCAGAGGAAGGCCCACGTTATAGCGATAGAAGTGGCCCAGAAGCTAAAGTACCACGCCCTCGAATGGAAGGGTGAGAAGCTCAAGCCGGTCGCCCTGCACCACCACCTCCTCCTCGGCCTCCAGGAGCCGCCCGTCTGGCCGATAGAGAGCGAGGAGCAGTTCAAGGAGCTCAAAACCCAGATGAAGATGAGCAAGAGCAAGCCCTACTCAGCGGTCTTCATCCATGACACCCCCGAGGAGATAAAGGGGAAGCTAAGGAAAGCATTCTGCCCTGCCCGGGAGGTCAAGTACAACCCGGTCCTCGATTGGGCCGAGCACATAATCTTCCGCGAGGAGCCGACCGAGTTCACCATCCACAGGCCGGCAAAGTTCGGCGGAGACGTCACATACACCACCTTTGAGGAGTTGAAGGGGGACTTCGCCGAGGGCAAGCTTCACCCGCTCGACCTCAAGAACGCCGTTGCCGACTATCTTGTTGACCTCCTCAAGCCGGTCAGGGACTACTTCGAGAAACACCCAGAGCCGCTCGAGCTCATGAACCAGGTGAAGATAACCCGCTGA
- a CDS encoding CGP-CTERM sorting domain-containing protein codes for MKKVVIVIAAVVLLSLFGVFATPMASAASTGKPVIAVDLAHGENPKGLTPVTYKNKTLTDGMLDVLTQYKFVYFGDTKYEDELGIKDIGSKITYDALHNNNVTMLILGQPTSPFLPDEIQAIRKWLLEGGHVLWVAGDSDYGSGVKTQQFVDSLLDQLNITNLRVDLCSVEDAVSNAGGKAYRVIAYDDPWKDTPMRNILVQNLKHDGKILAHGPGVIAWVDNPDGSGSWHQLKPNLKPQDAYVIVHSSNSSDITENNPPAGKAYSAGSTGQFPIIAVQIVTPKGKKPDVIIVSGETPIGGYEPMWTSEYYKVPLDGPQVISNIFAWSLEMTKKPETSSSSSGSGSSICGPALIVGLAALPLLLRKKRE; via the coding sequence ATGAAGAAGGTTGTCATAGTAATAGCAGCTGTCGTGCTGCTGTCTCTTTTTGGTGTTTTTGCCACACCCATGGCCAGCGCTGCAAGCACCGGAAAGCCAGTTATAGCAGTGGATCTCGCCCACGGCGAGAACCCGAAGGGACTGACACCGGTTACCTACAAGAACAAGACCCTTACGGATGGAATGCTTGACGTTCTGACTCAGTACAAGTTCGTTTACTTCGGCGACACGAAGTACGAGGACGAACTGGGCATTAAGGACATAGGTTCCAAGATAACCTACGACGCCCTCCACAACAACAACGTTACCATGCTTATACTGGGCCAGCCCACAAGCCCGTTCCTTCCGGATGAAATCCAGGCAATAAGGAAGTGGCTCCTTGAGGGTGGGCATGTTCTCTGGGTTGCCGGCGACAGCGACTACGGAAGCGGCGTCAAGACTCAGCAGTTCGTTGACAGCCTCCTCGACCAACTCAACATAACCAACCTGCGCGTTGACCTCTGCTCCGTCGAAGACGCCGTTAGCAACGCAGGCGGAAAGGCCTACCGTGTCATTGCCTATGACGACCCCTGGAAGGACACCCCAATGAGGAACATCCTAGTCCAGAACCTCAAGCACGATGGAAAGATACTTGCCCACGGTCCGGGTGTCATTGCATGGGTTGACAACCCCGACGGAAGCGGAAGCTGGCACCAGCTCAAGCCGAACCTCAAACCACAGGACGCCTACGTCATTGTCCACAGTAGCAACAGCTCAGATATCACGGAGAACAACCCCCCCGCGGGGAAGGCCTACAGTGCCGGCAGCACAGGGCAGTTCCCGATTATAGCGGTTCAGATAGTAACCCCCAAGGGCAAGAAACCCGACGTTATAATCGTCAGCGGCGAGACCCCGATTGGAGGCTACGAGCCGATGTGGACCAGCGAGTACTACAAGGTTCCGCTTGACGGTCCACAGGTTATAAGCAACATCTTCGCGTGGAGCCTTGAAATGACCAAGAAACCAGAGACCAGCTCCAGTTCAAGCGGTAGCGGAAGCAGCATCTGTGGTCCAGCTTTGATAGTCGGCCTCGCAGCGCTTCCACTCCTACTCAGGAAGAAGAGGGAGTGA
- a CDS encoding extracellular solute-binding protein gives MKKVAAALFILVLALSVVASGCMGSNGSSGSTTATSGSSGKGITLVIVTRHDATIQYKTKQLFLKSAIAKEYHITNLKFIGVPEALWPQYIKQGADVGWGGGPTLFDDMYKMGYLTPITDQKILDLLGTKIPTELAGMPMVRRDQNGKVYWIAAALSSFGFTVNKQVLKKQNLPFPEKWEDVASPAWARDPPQYGIADPTRSTSNTMIYQIILQAFGWDKGWRVMTLIAANSKIYEASDAVRDAVINGAIAAGNTIDFYGYTAMKQNPNCVYVIPKGESVINGDPIALLKYSKHPQAAQAFIYWVLTQGQALWMSPDINRLPIWGGIFNQTITQQYASVLFNGKFVGKTYGQARPALLEAYNLAIHSKGIKFNSKEALAIVNTLQYYFKATLIDTNGPLHQAWISMVKALKAGKITQAQFNKLEQELTAPIQFKDPLTGQITTLTENYAAKINNKIATDAAFQSQMMQEWRTAAQAKYNKVLQDLQSMEG, from the coding sequence ATGAAAAAGGTTGCGGCTGCACTTTTCATTCTGGTGCTGGCCTTAAGTGTTGTGGCCAGCGGATGTATGGGTAGCAATGGGAGCAGCGGTTCAACAACAGCCACCTCTGGAAGTAGCGGAAAGGGTATAACCCTAGTTATTGTGACCAGACACGACGCGACCATCCAGTACAAGACAAAGCAACTCTTCCTCAAGAGCGCGATAGCGAAGGAGTATCACATAACCAACCTCAAGTTCATAGGCGTTCCCGAGGCCCTCTGGCCACAGTACATCAAGCAGGGCGCTGACGTTGGATGGGGAGGAGGTCCGACTCTCTTCGACGACATGTACAAGATGGGTTACCTCACCCCGATAACTGACCAGAAGATACTCGACCTCCTCGGCACCAAGATACCAACCGAGCTTGCCGGAATGCCGATGGTCAGGAGGGACCAGAACGGTAAGGTTTACTGGATAGCGGCGGCGCTTTCGTCCTTCGGTTTCACGGTCAACAAGCAGGTTCTCAAGAAGCAGAACCTTCCGTTCCCGGAGAAATGGGAAGATGTTGCCTCACCCGCATGGGCACGCGACCCGCCGCAGTACGGCATAGCAGACCCGACCAGGAGCACCTCGAATACCATGATCTATCAGATCATCCTCCAAGCCTTTGGATGGGACAAGGGATGGAGGGTAATGACACTCATAGCTGCAAACTCCAAGATCTATGAGGCCAGCGACGCCGTCAGGGATGCGGTCATAAACGGTGCGATTGCCGCAGGGAACACCATCGACTTCTACGGTTACACCGCAATGAAGCAGAACCCGAACTGTGTCTACGTCATCCCGAAGGGAGAGAGTGTTATCAACGGTGATCCAATCGCACTTCTCAAGTACAGCAAGCACCCCCAGGCTGCGCAGGCCTTCATCTACTGGGTTCTCACCCAGGGTCAGGCCCTCTGGATGAGTCCTGATATCAACAGGCTCCCAATATGGGGAGGTATATTCAACCAGACCATCACCCAGCAGTACGCCAGCGTTCTCTTCAACGGAAAGTTCGTGGGCAAGACCTACGGCCAGGCTAGGCCCGCACTCCTCGAGGCTTACAATCTCGCTATACACAGCAAGGGGATAAAGTTCAACAGCAAAGAAGCCCTCGCCATCGTCAACACCCTGCAGTACTACTTCAAGGCCACCCTCATTGACACCAACGGCCCACTCCACCAGGCCTGGATTTCAATGGTGAAGGCTCTCAAGGCGGGCAAGATAACCCAGGCCCAGTTCAACAAGCTCGAGCAGGAACTTACCGCACCGATTCAATTCAAGGATCCGCTTACGGGACAGATCACGACACTAACCGAGAACTACGCCGCGAAGATAAACAACAAGATAGCAACCGATGCGGCCTTCCAGAGTCAGATGATGCAGGAGTGGAGAACGGCCGCCCAGGCGAAGTACAACAAGGTTCTCCAGGATCTTCAGTCCATGGAGGGCTGA
- a CDS encoding iron ABC transporter permease, which translates to MAVNKWVERFFGTPLPDGVVMTSFLFPLLYLLVFLVIPVLVMLLTAFVYNGHVSLYWFKSIFGSPYYFNPLHPSGFLVQLIPYGNQQIYLFSGWDFGVVINSILVSISVMILTTILGVSFAFVMARYDFPGKNIVRILLFVPLLVTPFVNVVVVQKMFLPNGLINWIFYQHLHLLPHPIWIEGLVGVIVAQSMTYYPIVYLNAYASFINIDPSLEEQAENLGSRGFHLFRTVTFPLALPGIAAGAALVGIFSLEDLAAPIVFQGSAIAKKLMSFQIYSSFVSGFAIGNPQMAALALVMLTIALIIFLTIRWYVGMKQYAMLSKGGRWKPRVAKPRPLQAAIIYLLVIPTLLITIFPQIGVILLAFSKRWYGTWPEGFTLSHMGSLLTQPDILRVIENSLLYSTVAIFIILLLSLTASYAAGRFKKARLAPILDSLATIPIAVPGIVIAMSYFFFFSTVPPFKGTALDPTNLLAFFPGAALILAYSIRRLPFAARSISAGIQQVHVSLEEAAINLGAGRWKALTSILIPMILLNLLGGAMLSFVYCMSETSVGITLGSINSTWYPITAKMKELITSAVGSANLAAALGVFLMLVQILAIVLANVITKQRYSFIGLT; encoded by the coding sequence ATGGCGGTTAACAAATGGGTGGAGAGATTTTTCGGCACCCCTCTGCCGGACGGCGTGGTCATGACATCATTCCTGTTTCCCCTCTTGTATCTGCTGGTGTTTCTCGTAATCCCCGTGCTCGTGATGCTCCTGACGGCCTTCGTCTACAACGGTCACGTCTCCTTATACTGGTTTAAGAGCATCTTCGGGTCACCGTACTACTTTAATCCGCTTCATCCATCGGGGTTCCTTGTCCAGTTGATTCCATACGGCAACCAGCAGATCTACCTCTTCAGCGGATGGGATTTCGGAGTCGTCATTAACTCCATCCTGGTGTCCATCAGCGTCATGATACTCACGACGATTCTGGGGGTTTCGTTCGCCTTTGTTATGGCACGCTATGATTTCCCAGGAAAGAACATCGTCAGGATCCTACTCTTCGTCCCGCTTCTCGTCACGCCCTTTGTCAACGTCGTTGTGGTCCAGAAGATGTTCCTGCCGAACGGATTGATAAACTGGATATTCTACCAGCACCTCCATCTGCTCCCCCATCCAATCTGGATTGAGGGCCTCGTTGGTGTTATCGTAGCACAGTCCATGACGTACTATCCAATAGTTTACCTCAACGCCTACGCCAGCTTCATAAACATTGACCCAAGTTTAGAGGAGCAGGCTGAAAACCTCGGAAGTAGGGGGTTCCATCTCTTCAGGACGGTAACCTTTCCGCTGGCCCTTCCGGGAATAGCGGCTGGAGCCGCCCTCGTTGGGATATTCAGCCTTGAGGATCTGGCTGCACCGATAGTTTTCCAGGGAAGCGCGATAGCAAAGAAGCTCATGTCCTTCCAGATTTACAGCTCCTTCGTGTCAGGATTCGCAATTGGAAATCCGCAGATGGCAGCGTTAGCCCTCGTGATGCTGACTATAGCCTTGATAATCTTCCTCACCATCCGCTGGTACGTTGGAATGAAGCAGTATGCCATGCTAAGCAAGGGTGGCAGGTGGAAGCCGAGGGTCGCAAAGCCCAGGCCCCTCCAGGCGGCCATAATATACCTTCTAGTTATCCCCACCCTCCTGATAACCATATTCCCGCAGATCGGGGTTATTCTGTTGGCGTTCTCAAAACGCTGGTATGGAACCTGGCCCGAGGGATTCACACTCTCCCACATGGGATCCCTACTCACCCAGCCGGACATACTCAGGGTCATTGAGAACAGCCTTCTCTACTCCACGGTGGCGATATTCATCATCCTCCTGCTCTCACTGACCGCTTCCTACGCCGCGGGTAGGTTCAAGAAGGCCAGACTCGCCCCTATACTTGACAGCCTTGCAACCATACCCATAGCGGTTCCTGGAATCGTCATAGCGATGAGCTATTTCTTCTTCTTCTCGACGGTTCCCCCCTTCAAGGGGACTGCCCTAGACCCCACCAACCTGCTGGCGTTCTTCCCGGGAGCGGCCCTCATACTCGCGTACTCCATCAGGCGTCTGCCCTTCGCGGCGCGCTCTATTTCCGCTGGAATCCAACAGGTTCACGTCTCCCTTGAGGAGGCCGCGATAAACCTGGGTGCGGGGAGGTGGAAGGCACTGACAAGCATCCTCATTCCAATGATACTCTTGAATCTACTCGGTGGTGCAATGCTGAGCTTCGTCTACTGCATGAGTGAGACCAGCGTCGGCATCACCCTGGGTTCCATAAACTCAACGTGGTATCCAATAACGGCAAAGATGAAGGAGCTCATCACCAGTGCGGTCGGGAGCGCCAACCTGGCCGCTGCACTCGGTGTCTTTCTGATGTTGGTGCAGATACTGGCCATAGTCCTCGCGAACGTGATAACCAAGCAGAGGTACTCCTTCATTGGTCTTACATGA
- a CDS encoding ABC transporter ATP-binding protein → MVEVKLQDIVKRFGETVALKGISLDIKHGELFTMLGPSGCGKSTTLRIIAGLEYPDGGKLYFGDQDVTYLPSHQKGAVLVFQNYALWPHMSVFDNVAYGLRLKKMSKDEIRKKVEWALELIKLKGFEDRYPTQLSGGQQQRVAIARALVVEPKVLLLDEPLSNLDAKLRLEMRSEIRRIQRELGITVIYVTHDQEEAMAISDRIAVMNVGTVEQVGTPKEIYESPRTEFVASFMGKTNVIPAKVVERDGDHVTVEFESFRLDGLHYTGKSDNVVVVVRPERIRLKPTENAVSLTGTVDLIEYYGFFVEVIGLFGEVRMIARTISDREVGSLKPMQPVTFYINRGDIIVLPKEQL, encoded by the coding sequence ATGGTTGAGGTCAAGCTTCAGGACATCGTCAAGAGGTTTGGAGAGACCGTAGCCCTCAAGGGGATAAGCCTTGACATAAAACACGGGGAACTCTTCACCATGCTCGGGCCGAGTGGTTGTGGAAAATCAACGACGCTGAGGATAATAGCCGGCCTTGAGTACCCAGACGGGGGAAAGCTCTACTTCGGTGACCAGGACGTTACATACCTCCCGTCACATCAGAAGGGTGCCGTCCTCGTCTTCCAGAACTACGCACTCTGGCCCCATATGAGCGTCTTTGACAACGTCGCCTATGGACTCAGGCTGAAAAAGATGTCAAAGGATGAGATAAGAAAGAAAGTTGAGTGGGCGCTGGAACTCATCAAACTTAAGGGCTTCGAGGACCGCTACCCCACACAGCTCTCCGGCGGCCAGCAGCAGCGCGTTGCAATAGCGAGGGCTCTGGTTGTTGAGCCTAAGGTTCTCCTCTTGGACGAGCCGCTCAGCAACCTCGACGCCAAGCTTCGCCTTGAGATGCGCTCCGAGATAAGGAGAATTCAGAGGGAACTCGGGATAACCGTCATCTACGTCACCCACGACCAGGAGGAGGCAATGGCAATAAGCGACAGGATAGCGGTCATGAACGTCGGAACGGTAGAACAGGTTGGAACGCCCAAAGAAATATATGAAAGCCCAAGGACGGAGTTTGTGGCAAGCTTTATGGGCAAGACCAACGTCATTCCAGCCAAGGTCGTTGAGAGGGATGGCGACCATGTCACTGTGGAGTTTGAGAGCTTCCGTCTCGATGGGCTTCACTACACTGGAAAGAGTGACAACGTCGTGGTCGTCGTAAGGCCCGAGAGGATACGCCTTAAGCCGACTGAGAACGCGGTTTCGCTCACCGGAACGGTGGACCTGATAGAATACTACGGTTTCTTTGTAGAGGTTATCGGCCTTTTCGGTGAGGTGCGCATGATAGCGAGGACCATAAGCGACAGGGAAGTTGGAAGCCTGAAGCCAATGCAACCGGTAACTTTCTACATAAACAGGGGCGATATAATCGTCCTCCCGAAGGAACAGCTTTGA
- a CDS encoding DUF447 domain-containing protein: MLDDLQEGKVYEVLLVTASNVTPVGVVRRGDALEFKLFPGRSFEDLLKWPFASIQMTNDVELLVRFALNMSANVNIAKDGNHRWIEGIPGWHGSVEYKLEKWRDKLGESEVLLGRFIPRGTIPGSLKPVPVSRADCYLLEMAVHFTRLLVSGDHSLASRILELYREYRRFGGDSEVVDYIIEQVKKAV, encoded by the coding sequence ATGCTGGACGACCTCCAAGAGGGCAAAGTCTATGAGGTTCTCCTCGTCACTGCATCAAATGTGACCCCAGTCGGTGTTGTGAGGAGGGGAGATGCCCTCGAATTCAAGCTCTTTCCCGGAAGGAGCTTTGAAGACCTCCTAAAGTGGCCTTTTGCGTCGATTCAGATGACCAACGACGTAGAGCTTTTGGTGAGGTTCGCCCTCAACATGTCGGCTAACGTGAACATCGCAAAGGATGGAAACCACCGCTGGATTGAAGGTATCCCCGGTTGGCACGGGTCCGTTGAGTATAAACTAGAAAAATGGAGAGACAAGCTTGGGGAGAGCGAAGTTCTCCTTGGGAGGTTTATCCCGAGGGGCACGATTCCAGGATCACTCAAACCAGTGCCCGTTAGTAGGGCAGACTGTTATCTCCTTGAGATGGCGGTCCACTTCACAAGGCTCCTCGTGTCAGGAGACCATTCACTAGCCAGCAGGATCCTTGAACTTTATAGGGAGTACCGGCGCTTTGGGGGGGACTCAGAGGTTGTGGATTACATCATAGAACAGGTTAAGAAAGCCGTTTGA
- a CDS encoding CGP-CTERM sorting domain-containing protein, with protein MGSYWKGNLTVARRFLEDVVKYNIPLTMSGHIHHDMYWVYTDKEGHVHYFLTLTATGAPDKESNPPSNPKHSPTWYGTNLVVIGQNGSVEMPLTPVKFNGNKVTSNFISIPVPQEFVVFRHNTNFGTAAKFINELNHSVTGPITFEIPAGAKVDPGHTNITYKVLGERTIGGTTYLMINATVPTGISQIVITTKPDTEKPVVQIAYLQPSYPTPGEEFTLYFTAQDNLGIRDLYAQVYNSNGKLVTYGKVNKFPAEPGSGKPTNTFYTVELPPLKAGKYKVEVVAVDFYDNKAIASENLNIASPTSHPTSPSTTTTPSNGSSICGPALIVGLAALPLLLRKRGK; from the coding sequence GTGGGCAGCTACTGGAAGGGCAACCTCACCGTTGCGAGGCGCTTCCTTGAGGACGTCGTCAAGTACAACATTCCGCTCACCATGAGCGGTCACATCCACCACGACATGTACTGGGTCTACACCGACAAAGAGGGCCACGTACACTACTTCCTCACGCTCACAGCCACGGGCGCCCCCGACAAGGAGAGCAACCCGCCGAGCAACCCCAAGCACAGCCCGACCTGGTACGGAACCAACCTCGTGGTCATCGGCCAGAACGGAAGCGTTGAAATGCCCCTCACGCCGGTCAAGTTCAACGGAAACAAGGTGACGAGCAACTTCATCAGCATCCCGGTTCCTCAGGAGTTTGTAGTGTTCAGGCACAACACCAACTTCGGAACGGCGGCAAAGTTCATCAACGAGTTAAACCACAGCGTTACCGGCCCGATAACCTTTGAGATACCCGCTGGGGCCAAGGTCGACCCGGGGCACACCAACATCACCTACAAGGTTCTCGGCGAGAGGACCATAGGTGGCACGACTTATCTGATGATAAACGCCACGGTGCCGACTGGGATTTCACAGATAGTCATCACCACGAAACCAGACACCGAGAAGCCCGTCGTCCAGATAGCCTACCTCCAGCCAAGCTACCCAACTCCGGGTGAGGAGTTCACCCTCTACTTCACGGCCCAGGACAACCTCGGCATAAGGGACCTCTACGCACAGGTTTACAACTCAAACGGAAAGCTCGTGACATATGGCAAGGTTAACAAGTTCCCCGCCGAGCCAGGAAGTGGAAAGCCGACCAACACATTCTACACGGTGGAACTCCCACCGCTCAAAGCCGGAAAGTACAAGGTTGAGGTAGTTGCGGTGGACTTCTACGACAACAAGGCAATAGCCTCAGAGAACCTCAACATAGCCAGCCCGACGTCACACCCGACATCACCGAGCACCACAACCACCCCAAGTAACGGAAGCAGCATCTGTGGTCCGGCCTTGATAGTTGGCCTCGCAGCGCTTCCACTCCTCCTTAGGAAGAGGGGGAAGTGA
- a CDS encoding alanyl-tRNA editing protein, with the protein MTRKLYYDDAYLKETKAKVVDIKDNALLLDQTVFYPTGGGQPHDRGTINGVEVLDVYKDDAGNVWHVVAEPEKFKPGDEVELKIDWDYRYKLMRIHSAMHLMEHVLNLVLPDEWQLYGSGMSVEKGRYDIVYPENVNQYKEKLIETFNKLVDDGGEMKIWWEGERRYTQIRDFEVIPCGGTHVRDIKEIGHLKKLKRSSLGKGKQRIEIWLEG; encoded by the coding sequence ATGACCAGGAAGCTCTACTATGATGACGCCTATTTGAAAGAGACCAAAGCAAAAGTCGTTGATATAAAGGACAACGCCCTCCTGCTCGACCAAACGGTTTTCTACCCGACAGGCGGCGGCCAGCCCCACGACAGGGGGACGATAAACGGGGTTGAAGTCCTTGACGTCTACAAGGACGATGCCGGAAACGTCTGGCACGTCGTTGCCGAGCCGGAGAAGTTCAAGCCCGGCGACGAAGTCGAGCTCAAAATAGACTGGGACTATCGCTATAAACTCATGAGAATCCACAGCGCGATGCACCTTATGGAGCACGTTCTAAACCTCGTTCTACCCGATGAGTGGCAGCTCTATGGTAGTGGGATGAGCGTAGAGAAGGGAAGATACGACATAGTTTACCCGGAGAACGTCAACCAGTACAAGGAAAAGCTTATCGAAACGTTCAATAAGCTTGTTGACGATGGCGGCGAGATGAAGATATGGTGGGAAGGGGAAAGGCGCTATACTCAGATAAGGGACTTTGAGGTCATTCCCTGCGGCGGGACTCACGTGAGGGACATAAAGGAGATAGGGCACCTGAAGAAGCTCAAGCGCTCCAGCCTCGGAAAGGGGAAGCAGAGGATAGAGATCTGGCTCGAGGGTTAA